A window of the Sulfurospirillum tamanense genome harbors these coding sequences:
- a CDS encoding ABC transporter ATP-binding protein, producing MVEFVDFSLFYEEEHHRLIALEGLTCKVQKGTITAIIGESGAGKTSLAKALMAHLPSNATAQGSLKVDGVSWLDQESAQQRLFRQRHIAYMPQGGSENLNPLLSVGAQLREVMAPRFTCKGLLESVGLKEEVQERTPRELSGGEVSRVLLALALASDAPCVVLDEPTAGLDETSKRSLELLFNSLRAQGKTLVLITHDLELAHRVSDVTWVLYLGQLLEVLPSVELFERALHPYTIALSRVFPRMDRAKDIVKIKGEATFRLVHRHDASHAHTSTPEHVHVEAKGCVYAPRCTQPVRRCFEEKPLLKGTQNGAHACYFEGMRVLIALEAVGFAYPRSDTFVLQNCSLTLKRGEIVALVGDSGSGKSTVAKLMAGMLAPKEGRVVMEEPLRVGMVHQHPMQALNPRFSAYESIAEPLVLGRFPKERLDARVREVALACGLGEDGHVLDLLPHKLSLGTLQRVCMARALANYPDVIIADEPTSALDPSVQARVMKTLLDLQVETGVGVLLITHNLALARKIADIIALLKNGRLVYEGDMPTGVGGL from the coding sequence GTGGTTGAATTTGTGGATTTTTCGCTGTTTTATGAAGAAGAACACCATCGGCTCATCGCCCTTGAAGGCCTTACATGTAAGGTTCAAAAAGGAACGATTACGGCGATTATTGGCGAATCGGGTGCGGGAAAAACGAGCCTCGCCAAAGCCCTCATGGCCCATCTTCCCTCGAACGCAACGGCGCAAGGAAGCCTTAAAGTAGACGGCGTTTCATGGCTTGACCAAGAAAGCGCCCAGCAGCGGCTGTTTCGCCAACGCCACATCGCCTACATGCCCCAAGGCGGCAGTGAAAACTTAAATCCGCTACTCTCGGTGGGCGCGCAATTGCGTGAAGTGATGGCACCACGCTTTACATGTAAAGGATTGCTTGAATCGGTGGGATTAAAGGAGGAGGTGCAAGAGCGCACCCCAAGGGAGCTAAGCGGTGGGGAAGTGTCGCGGGTGCTTTTGGCTCTTGCCCTTGCCAGTGATGCCCCTTGTGTGGTACTTGATGAGCCAACAGCGGGGCTGGATGAAACATCAAAAAGGTCTTTAGAACTGCTTTTTAATTCCTTGCGTGCACAGGGAAAAACACTCGTGCTTATTACCCATGATTTGGAGCTAGCCCACCGCGTGAGTGACGTGACGTGGGTGTTGTACCTTGGGCAGTTGCTAGAAGTGTTGCCCTCTGTGGAGTTGTTTGAGCGGGCGTTGCACCCCTATACGATTGCCCTTTCGCGGGTGTTTCCACGGATGGATCGGGCCAAAGACATCGTCAAAATCAAAGGCGAAGCCACCTTTCGTTTGGTGCATCGGCACGATGCATCCCATGCGCACACATCCACGCCTGAGCATGTACATGTAGAAGCTAAGGGATGTGTGTATGCACCCCGCTGTACCCAGCCTGTACGGCGGTGTTTTGAGGAAAAACCCCTTTTGAAGGGGACGCAAAATGGGGCGCACGCGTGCTATTTTGAGGGGATGCGCGTGTTGATAGCCCTAGAGGCGGTGGGTTTTGCGTACCCACGCAGCGACACGTTTGTGTTACAAAACTGCTCACTCACCCTCAAACGGGGAGAGATTGTCGCATTGGTGGGGGATTCGGGTTCGGGGAAGAGCACGGTGGCAAAACTCATGGCAGGAATGCTTGCCCCCAAAGAGGGCAGGGTGGTCATGGAAGAACCTTTGCGCGTGGGCATGGTGCATCAGCATCCCATGCAAGCACTAAACCCCCGTTTTAGCGCCTATGAGAGTATCGCGGAGCCGTTGGTATTGGGGCGGTTTCCTAAGGAGCGTTTGGACGCGCGGGTGCGGGAAGTGGCCCTTGCGTGTGGGCTTGGGGAGGATGGGCATGTGCTGGATTTATTGCCCCATAAACTCAGCCTTGGCACCTTGCAACGGGTGTGTATGGCGCGCGCATTGGCGAATTATCCTGATGTGATTATCGCTGATGAACCCACAAGTGCGCTAGACCCAAGTGTGCAAGCGCGCGTTATGAAGACACTTTTGGATTTACAGGTGGAAACAGGGGTTGGCGTTTTATTAATTACGCACAATCTTGCCCTTGCGCGGAAAATTGCTGATATAATAGCCTTACTAAAAAACGGAAGGCTCGTCTACGAGGGAGATATGCCCACAGGAGTAGGTGGTCTGTAA
- a CDS encoding TetR/AcrR family transcriptional regulator: MKPKADKTEQILEGSLRLFSQKGFFATTMPDIARFLSMSPGNIYNYFASKEELAKAVITYSSKILGEEVRKINEMSVDSEEKIWRIVAIYFSMVKDRPEHIDYFLKVYLANKEIFSSSMKELLYESVFIQELRTMFEEGVLKRELRNQDFFSVLGILVGTMAGVAFMFSEDLLENDIMHYTKSISENIYEALRLK; this comes from the coding sequence GTGAAGCCAAAGGCGGATAAGACAGAACAGATTTTAGAAGGGTCCTTGCGGCTGTTTTCACAAAAAGGGTTTTTTGCAACGACGATGCCCGACATTGCGCGGTTTCTTAGCATGAGTCCAGGAAATATTTACAACTATTTTGCCTCCAAAGAGGAGCTGGCAAAGGCAGTCATAACGTACTCGTCGAAGATTTTGGGCGAAGAAGTGCGTAAGATTAATGAGATGTCGGTGGATTCGGAAGAGAAGATTTGGCGCATTGTGGCGATTTATTTTAGCATGGTCAAAGACCGCCCTGAGCATATTGACTATTTTTTGAAAGTCTACTTGGCCAACAAAGAGATATTTTCTAGTAGCATGAAAGAGTTACTCTACGAGTCGGTGTTCATCCAAGAATTGCGGACGATGTTTGAAGAGGGGGTGTTAAAACGGGAATTGCGCAATCAAGACTTTTTCTCGGTTTTGGGCATTTTGGTGGGGACGATGGCAGGAGTGGCGTTCATGTTTAGCGAAGATTTGTTGGAAAATGACATCATGCACTACACCAAAAGCATTTCAGAAAACATCTACGAAGCACTGCGTTTAAAGTAG
- a CDS encoding ABC transporter permease: MKSVLREPFFKVGVVLFGAVSALGILALFWLPHDPHAFVFEPLARPSLTHLLGVNDAGMDIFSELLVAVQNTLVFGVWVAGISVGLGAVVGMASGYWGGWIDAVLMRLCDILIALPSVLVLLLVASIARPSGMELGALLGVLSFPIGAKVVRFQTAHLKETLYVEVALQMGASGWYVLRRHIFPALAPLIGFSCAGRFRFAVMAQATLAFLGLLSPSEKSFGMMIRQGMQYYYLDIWWHWIFPPVVLLGMVLVGVTFVIFSLEGVLDGRVKGVLRG; encoded by the coding sequence ATGAAAAGCGTGCTAAGGGAGCCATTTTTTAAGGTAGGTGTGGTGCTTTTTGGTGCGGTGAGCGCACTTGGCATATTGGCCTTGTTTTGGCTTCCTCATGACCCCCATGCCTTTGTGTTTGAACCCTTGGCACGACCTTCCTTGACCCATCTTTTGGGGGTCAATGACGCAGGCATGGATATTTTCTCAGAACTACTAGTAGCAGTGCAAAATACCCTTGTGTTTGGGGTGTGGGTTGCGGGCATTTCAGTGGGACTTGGAGCGGTTGTGGGGATGGCAAGTGGCTACTGGGGCGGTTGGATAGACGCGGTGCTCATGCGCTTGTGCGACATCTTAATCGCCTTGCCTTCGGTATTGGTGCTGTTGTTGGTGGCGAGCATTGCAAGGCCAAGTGGAATGGAACTAGGCGCGCTACTGGGCGTGCTTTCGTTTCCCATCGGGGCAAAGGTGGTGCGTTTTCAAACGGCGCACCTGAAAGAGACCTTGTATGTTGAGGTGGCGTTGCAGATGGGCGCGAGCGGGTGGTATGTACTCAGGCGCCACATCTTCCCCGCCCTTGCGCCACTCATTGGTTTTTCCTGTGCGGGACGGTTTCGTTTTGCGGTGATGGCCCAAGCGACCTTGGCCTTTTTGGGGTTGTTGAGTCCCAGTGAAAAATCCTTTGGGATGATGATACGCCAGGGGATGCAGTACTATTATCTGGATATTTGGTGGCATTGGATTTTCCCGCCCGTGGTGCTTTTAGGCATGGTGTTGGTGGGGGTGACCTTTGTGATTTTTAGCCTAGAGGGTGTGTTGGATGGGCGTGTAAAAGGGGTGTTGCGTGGTTGA